Part of the Amycolatopsis sp. 195334CR genome is shown below.
TGGAACAGGACTACCGGATCGAATCCGTCTCCTCGCCGAGCGGCGTCACCCACCTCACCTTCACGCGGCGCACCAGCTGACCCGAGGGCCCACTCGACCGGAGCCGGCCCCCGGCGGGGAGCCGGGCTCCTTGGCCGCGTGACACGCACTCGCTTCGTCGAGTTGCCCTCCCCGATGCCGTGAAAGCCACATTCACGCCCGATTTCGCAGTGAAAGCCACATTCACGGCACCCGAGCACCCCTGAGCCCGGCCGCCGCGGCCGACCTCATCGTCGGGGTCACCAGAGGCCCTGCGGCAGCCGACCCTCCAGCGTGAGCAGCTGCCGTTTCGACGGCACCCCCTCGCCCCCGCTGAACCCGCCCAGGCCGGTGCTCGCCAGCACCCGGTGGCACGGCACCACGATCGGGATCGGGTTGCTGCCCATGATCGAGCCGATCCCGCGCGCGGGCACCCCGGTCCCGCTGAGCTCGGCCAGCTCACCATAGGTGACCGTCTTGCCGTACGGCACCGTCTCGTACAGCGTCCCGAGCACCCGCTGCTGCGTCGCCGAGTACAGGCGCCAGTCGACGGCGAAGCCGAACCGCTCCCGCGTGCCGTCGAAGTACTCGCGCAGCTCGGCCAGCACCGGCTCCACGCGCGCCGGATCGTCCACCACCGGCAGGCCGAGCCGCGCGGCGATGCCCTCCCGCAGCGCGGCCGTGTCGTCGAAGGCCGTCGAGGCCAGGCCCGCCGGGGTGACCGCGACCAGCACCTTTCCCACCTCGGTCGCCAGGCTGCCGAACGCCACCGTGTCCATGACCTTCATTATCCGGCCACCACCGACAGAACCGGACGGGTAGCGTCGAAGCATGACGTTGCCCGAGCCGTCGCCCCAGCCGCCGGTCCCGCCCGGCAAGCGGATCCTGCCGCCGAAACCGCTGGCCTCGCTGATCGTGGTGACCGGCTTCGTCGGGCTGCTCTGGGTGATCGAGGGCATCGACACCGTGCTCGCCCACCCCTTCGACGACGACGGCATCTGGCCCCGCACCATCGAGCAGTGGGACGGCCTGATCTGGGCCCCGATGCTCCACTTCGGCTGGGACCACCTCGCCGCGAACTCGGTACCGCTGCTGGTGCTCGGCCTGCTCGCCACCTCCGGCGGCCTCCGCCAGTTCTTCGGCGTGGTCACCATCATCTGGCTCTTCGCCGGCGTCGGCACCTTCCTGATCGGCAGCGAGGGCGTGCACGCCGGCGCCTCCGGACTGGTCTTCGGGCTGCTCACCTTCCTGCTGCTACGCGGCCTGTTTGCTCGCAGCCTGCTGCAGATCGTGATCGCCGTCGGCGTTTTCGCGCTCTACGGCTACGCGCTGTGGGGCGTGCTCCCGAGCGAGCCCGGCGTCTCGTGGGAGGGCCACCTGTGCGGCGCGATCGGCGGGATCGTCGCGGCCTGGATGGTCGGCAGGTCACTCCGACCGCCCAAGCCGCAACTCACCTCCTAGATCCCGCAGCAGACGTGCTCGGACCACTCCGGCCGGTGCCACCAGTGCGCGGCCGTGGTGTTCGCCGGGAGCACCGGGTTCACGATGGACGCCGAACCCGGTGACCGGAACGGCGCCAGCAGGTCGTCCACCCGGTGCGCCACCCCACCGACAAAAACCTGCCGCACCGCCGCCGCGGCCCGGATGTCCGCCAGCGGGTTGCCCTCCACCAGCGACAGGTCCGCGTACGCCCCCGGCCGCAGTTCACCGAGCCGCCCGGCCAGGCCGAGCCGCCGCGCCGGGTTCCGCGTCGCGGTGACCAGCGCTTCGTACGGGGTGAAGCCGAATTCGACCATCGCGCGCAGGTTCTGGTGCAACGAGATCGCGATGCTGTCGAGCGGGGTGTCCGTGCCGCTGATGACGAACCCGCCGGCGCGGTGCACGCGCAGCACCATGTCCACGTTCCCGGCCAGCACGTCGCGCACGTAGGCGTTCTCCGGCTTGCCCGCGTTCTCGGCGTCGGTGACCAGCCGGTCGTACTCCCACTGGGGGAATAGGACCTTGGTGCGCTCGTCCTCCACGAGTGACTTGTCGTCGGCGTAGAGGGCCTTGGAGTTGAACAGCGTCGGCGTTATCGACATGCCCGAGCGCACGAACAACTCGATCGAGTCCTGGTACGTCCACCCGGTCCGGCTGATCGTGTGCGAATAACCGAGCCGGTTGGTCGCGCCGACGTGCTCCATCCCGTCCATGCCGAGGTTCGCCGCCGGGAACAGGTAGTGCGACGACAGCGGGATGCCCGCCCGGTGCGCGGCTTCAACGGTTTCGCGCTGCAGCCGGACCGGAAGGCGCACATAGGTTTTGATCAGGTCGTAACCCAGCGAGACCGCCCGGTCCAATTCCAGCTTCAACTGCTCCGGCGAAAGCGTCGGCCGCATGAAGTTGTAGTAGACGCGGGAACCGTCGATCGCCTCACCGGTGCCGAAGAACCGCGGCCCGAGCCGGGCCCCGGATTCGAGCGCCTCGCGGGTCTCGATCATCTGGTACACCGGGTCGCCGGGGGAGCGCGTGGTGGTGATGCCGTAGGACAGCCAGAGCCTGCCCTGCCGGTCACCCCAGTGCCTGCCGCGCAGGTGCCAGTGGTTGTGCGCGTCGATCAGGCCCGGTATGGCCGTCAGCCCGGACGCGTCCACGTCCGCGGTGCCCTGGTGCGGCCGGATCTCCTTGATCCGCCCGTTCTCCACCACCACGTCGACGTTCTCACGCAGCTTCTCGGCCGTGCCGTCCCAGAGCCCGCCGACGTGGATGACCGTGCGCTCGGCCGGTTTCGGGCGCCGCCAGCTGAAGTCGAGGCGGATCGTGCGTGGTTTCCCGCCGTCCACCGCGACCCGGCGCAGCTCGCCCTTGCACAGGTAGACCAGCGTGCCGTCGTCCAGCCAGGCCAGCGAGTCGGTCACCTCGCGGGTGACCTGCCGGGGTTCGCCGAGGAACGCGCCCTTGCCGTCCACCGGCACCACCCACGCGGTGCTCTCCACGGTGAACGCCATTCGCTTGCCGTCCGGGGAGAACAGCGGCCCGTCGTCACCGCGGGTGGCGAGCGAGCGGAACGGCATCGGCTCGGTGTAGGTCAGTTCGCCGCCACCGGCGGGCACGGTCAGGATCTGGCTGGTGCCCTCGCGGAACCGCTTGGAGAACGGCTTCACCGCGGCCAGCGCGATCGTGCTGCCGTCACCGGACCAGCTCGGCCTGCCCGGCATGAACAACGCGGGCGTCAGCTGCCGCACCTCCTTCGAGGCCACGTCCAGCGTCCACAGCGCGCCGTCCTGGTCGGTGTAGGCGATCTTGCCGCCGTCCGGGGACCAGCGCGGCGCGACCTGCGCGCCGGGCAACGCGGTGAGCACCGTGTCCTCACCGGACGCGAGGTCGCGCACCCAGAGGTCGGCGGTGCCCAGCCGGTCGCTGGCGTAGACCAGCTTCTTGCCGTCCGGCGAGAAGTCGGGGTCGGAGCTGAAGTACTGGTCCGAGGTGAGGCGCTGCGGCTTGCCGCCACCGGCGGGCACCAGGTACAGCGCGTTCAGTGCGCGGAAGGCGATGGTCTTGCCGTCCGGGGAGACCACCGGGCCGGCGATCCCGCGAACCGGTTGCGGGGCCAGGGAATCGAGGTCGCGCACGCGGTGCCGGTAGTCCCGGCGCTTGATCGGCACCACCGCGCTGAACGGGATGTCCACAGTGGACTCGGCAGTGCGGCGGCGGATGCGGCCGTCGCCGGTGTAGAGCACGCCGGAATCGGTCCAGGTGGCGGCGAAGCCGAACACGTCCTCGCCCTGGGTCACCTGCTGGTCCCCGAGCATCAGGTCGGCGGTGGCGCCACGCAGCAGCAGGTAGCCAGGGGTCTGGTCGTCCGGGCCGAACGCCGGGCCGTAGATCTTGCCCCCGGCGGGTGCGGTCAGCAGCGTCTTGCGCTCGCCGCTCGCCACGGTGATCGCGTCGATGGCCAGGTCGTCCACGGTGAACAGCACGCGCTGCCCGTCGCGGGACCAGCGCGGCGCGCTCTCCTCCGCGGCGGTGTCGGTCAGCGCCTGGAGCTGCCCGGTCGCCGGATCGAGCAGCCAGATCCCGTAGCTGCCACCGCGGTCGCTGCTGAGCGCGATCCGCTTGCCGTCCGGCGAGAAGGCCGGTTCGCGGTGGTCGTACGGCCCGCTGGTGAGCTGGCGCGGTTGGCCGCCGGCCACGTCCAGCGAGTACAGGTGGTAGTTCCCGTCGCGGTACGACTGGAACACCAGTGCTTTGCCGTCCGGGGACCAGTTCGGCAGGGTCGCGTCCTGCAGGTCGTCGGTCAGCCGCCTGGCCTCACCGCCGGCCGCCGGGAGCAGCCAGATGCCGGTGACCAGGTCCATCGCCAGGGTGGTGCCGTCGGGCGACAGCGCCACCGAGAAGTTCGTGCCTTCGGTCAGCCGCACCCCAGGACGGCCGTTGCTTTCGGGAGCCGCTCCGGGTTCCTCGGCCAGCGCCACGGCGAGCGGGTCGGCCACGCTCAGACCGGCGGCGATCAGGCCGCCGCGCAGGAACACCTCACGGCGGGACAGGCTTTCGGGTGACATTCCCACCACCTCCCGGGCAAACTATGCCGGGACGCGCATCCGTCGTCCAGATCAATTTCCCCGAGTCCGACATCAGGGATTTCTCCCGAGGCGGCGCCCGCTTCGGGGACTTAGCCTGGAAATCGTGAGCACACTTCCAGCGCAACCCACCGGCGGCGGCACGCCGGCCACGGATCCGGCCAAGCGCGTGCTGCCCGACCGGCCGAAGGCCGCGGCGCTGCTGGCGCTGGGCTTCGTCGTCCTGCTCTACCTGGTCGAGCTGGTGGACGTGATCCTGCCGGCCAACCTGGACAACGGCGGCATCCAGGCCAGAACGCTGGCCGGGCTGGACGGCATCATCTGGGCGCCCGCCCTGCACGACGGCTGGAGCCACCTGTTCGCCAACACCATCCCGGTGCTGGTCTTCGCCTTCCTCGCGATGGCGGCCGGGATCGGCCGGTTCCTGGTGGTCACCGGCATCATCTGGGTGGTCGGCGGGCTCGGCGTGTGGCTGGTCGGACCGGGGGACGCGGTCACCGTCGGCGCCTCGGGGCTGGCCTTCGGCTGGCTGGCCTTCCTGCTCGTGCGCGGGCTGTTCAACCGCAGCTGGGGCCAGCTGGGCGTGGCACTGGCGCTGCTCGCCATCTGGGGCGGGATGATCTGGGGCGTGCTGCCCACCGATCCGAACATCTCCTGGCAGGGCCACCTGTTCGGCGCGTTGTCCGGCGTGCTCGCGGCCTGGCTGGTCAGCCGGAAACGCGCGGTCAAGCCCGCCCCGGCCACCCCCGGTAACCTCGACGTGTGACCGACCCCAGTGCGCCCATCGGCGTCTTCGACTCCGGCGTCGGCGGGCTCACCGTGGCCAGGGCGATCGTCGACCAGCTGCCCGGCGAGCAACTCCGGTACGTCGGCGACACCGCGCACAACCCCTACGGCCCGCTGCCCATCGCCAGGGCGCGGGAGCTGGCGCTGGCCGCACTGGACGACCTCGTCGAGAGCGGGGTCAAGGCACTGGTGATCGCCTGCAACACCGCTTCGGCCGCCTGCCTGCGCGACGCGCGCGAGCGGTACGACGTGCCGGTGGTGGAGGTGGTGCTCCCGGCCGTGCGGCGCGCGGTCGCCGCCACGCACTCCGGCCGCATCGGGGTGATCGGCACCGAGGGCACCATCCGCTCCCGCGCCTACGAGGACGCCTTCGCCGCGGCCAGGGACGTCGAGGTGACCAGCGTCGCGTGCCCGCGGTTCGTCGACTTCGTCGAGCGCGGGGTGACCTCTGGCCGCCAGGTGCTCGGCCTGGCCCAGGGCTACCTCGACCCGCTGCTGCGGGCGGAGGTCGACACGCTGGTGCTGGGTTGCACCCACTACCCGCTGCTCACCGGCGTGCTGCAGATCGTCATGGGCCAGGAGGTCACGCTGGTCTCCAGCGCCGAGGAGACGGCCAAGGACCTGGTGCGCGTGCTGACCGAGCTGGACCTGTTCGCCGAGCGGACCGAGCCGCCGCGCCACGAGTTCACCGCCACCGGGTCCGCCGAGCCCTTCACCCGGCTGGCCCAGCGTTTCATGGGATTCACCCCAGGTGTGTTCTCGGCCATGAGCGGTTAGCGGGTCCACGTGGCAGAGTGCCGGGGGTGCGATTGACGATCCTCGGTTGCTCGGGCAGCATCCCCGGGCCGAACCGCGCCGCGTCCGGGTACCTGCTGGAGGCCGACGGCTTCGTGCTCGGCCTCGAGCTGGGCAACGGCGCGCTCGCACAGCTGCAGGTCGCCCGCGACCC
Proteins encoded:
- a CDS encoding methylated-DNA--[protein]-cysteine S-methyltransferase is translated as MDTVAFGSLATEVGKVLVAVTPAGLASTAFDDTAALREGIAARLGLPVVDDPARVEPVLAELREYFDGTRERFGFAVDWRLYSATQQRVLGTLYETVPYGKTVTYGELAELSGTGVPARGIGSIMGSNPIPIVVPCHRVLASTGLGGFSGGEGVPSKRQLLTLEGRLPQGLW
- a CDS encoding rhomboid family intramembrane serine protease, whose product is MTLPEPSPQPPVPPGKRILPPKPLASLIVVTGFVGLLWVIEGIDTVLAHPFDDDGIWPRTIEQWDGLIWAPMLHFGWDHLAANSVPLLVLGLLATSGGLRQFFGVVTIIWLFAGVGTFLIGSEGVHAGASGLVFGLLTFLLLRGLFARSLLQIVIAVGVFALYGYALWGVLPSEPGVSWEGHLCGAIGGIVAAWMVGRSLRPPKPQLTS
- a CDS encoding amidohydrolase family protein — encoded protein: MSPESLSRREVFLRGGLIAAGLSVADPLAVALAEEPGAAPESNGRPGVRLTEGTNFSVALSPDGTTLAMDLVTGIWLLPAAGGEARRLTDDLQDATLPNWSPDGKALVFQSYRDGNYHLYSLDVAGGQPRQLTSGPYDHREPAFSPDGKRIALSSDRGGSYGIWLLDPATGQLQALTDTAAEESAPRWSRDGQRVLFTVDDLAIDAITVASGERKTLLTAPAGGKIYGPAFGPDDQTPGYLLLRGATADLMLGDQQVTQGEDVFGFAATWTDSGVLYTGDGRIRRRTAESTVDIPFSAVVPIKRRDYRHRVRDLDSLAPQPVRGIAGPVVSPDGKTIAFRALNALYLVPAGGGKPQRLTSDQYFSSDPDFSPDGKKLVYASDRLGTADLWVRDLASGEDTVLTALPGAQVAPRWSPDGGKIAYTDQDGALWTLDVASKEVRQLTPALFMPGRPSWSGDGSTIALAAVKPFSKRFREGTSQILTVPAGGGELTYTEPMPFRSLATRGDDGPLFSPDGKRMAFTVESTAWVVPVDGKGAFLGEPRQVTREVTDSLAWLDDGTLVYLCKGELRRVAVDGGKPRTIRLDFSWRRPKPAERTVIHVGGLWDGTAEKLRENVDVVVENGRIKEIRPHQGTADVDASGLTAIPGLIDAHNHWHLRGRHWGDRQGRLWLSYGITTTRSPGDPVYQMIETREALESGARLGPRFFGTGEAIDGSRVYYNFMRPTLSPEQLKLELDRAVSLGYDLIKTYVRLPVRLQRETVEAAHRAGIPLSSHYLFPAANLGMDGMEHVGATNRLGYSHTISRTGWTYQDSIELFVRSGMSITPTLFNSKALYADDKSLVEDERTKVLFPQWEYDRLVTDAENAGKPENAYVRDVLAGNVDMVLRVHRAGGFVISGTDTPLDSIAISLHQNLRAMVEFGFTPYEALVTATRNPARRLGLAGRLGELRPGAYADLSLVEGNPLADIRAAAAVRQVFVGGVAHRVDDLLAPFRSPGSASIVNPVLPANTTAAHWWHRPEWSEHVCCGI
- a CDS encoding rhomboid family intramembrane serine protease — translated: MSTLPAQPTGGGTPATDPAKRVLPDRPKAAALLALGFVVLLYLVELVDVILPANLDNGGIQARTLAGLDGIIWAPALHDGWSHLFANTIPVLVFAFLAMAAGIGRFLVVTGIIWVVGGLGVWLVGPGDAVTVGASGLAFGWLAFLLVRGLFNRSWGQLGVALALLAIWGGMIWGVLPTDPNISWQGHLFGALSGVLAAWLVSRKRAVKPAPATPGNLDV
- the murI gene encoding glutamate racemase codes for the protein MTDPSAPIGVFDSGVGGLTVARAIVDQLPGEQLRYVGDTAHNPYGPLPIARARELALAALDDLVESGVKALVIACNTASAACLRDARERYDVPVVEVVLPAVRRAVAATHSGRIGVIGTEGTIRSRAYEDAFAAARDVEVTSVACPRFVDFVERGVTSGRQVLGLAQGYLDPLLRAEVDTLVLGCTHYPLLTGVLQIVMGQEVTLVSSAEETAKDLVRVLTELDLFAERTEPPRHEFTATGSAEPFTRLAQRFMGFTPGVFSAMSG